In Tiliqua scincoides isolate rTilSci1 chromosome 1, rTilSci1.hap2, whole genome shotgun sequence, the following are encoded in one genomic region:
- the LOC136644406 gene encoding olfactory receptor 5AR1-like — translation MIEGNSSTVNEFILLGISDDPQMQFIFFVAFLLIYLVNMVGNLGMIILISFHPQLHNPMYFFLWHLSFCDLCYSSAIAPRMLSDIVSDSRTISLLGCTAQLYFYVAFVSSEFYILAAMAYDRYVAICNPLLYSSAMSKSLCTWLSLGSYIAGTANAIIHTTATFSLRFCNSNLINHFFCDVPPLLAISCSDTHINEILLFVFGGFFDVSSLSVILVSYAFILVAILRMPSASGKLKAFSTCGSHFTGVTIFYGTMIFMYLRPTSVYSLDQDKWASMFYTVVIPMLNPLIYSLRNKDVKETFRKLIKKKLDSFLTRGLPCP, via the coding sequence ATGATTGAGGGAAATAGTTCTACTGTCAATGAGTTCATCCTCTTGGGGATCTCAGATGACCCACAAATGCAATTCATATTCTTTGTAGCTTTCCTGCTCATCTATTTGGTCAACATGGTGGGAAACCTGGGCATGATCATCCTGATCTCATTTCATCCCCAACTTCACaaccccatgtacttcttcctgtgGCACTTGTCCTTCTGTGACCTCTGCTACTCTTCTGCCATTGCCCCCAGAATGCTGTCTGACATAGTATCTGACAGCAGAACTATCTCCTTACTTGGCTGCACTGCCCAGCTCTATTTCTATGTAGCCTTTGTAAGTTCTGAGTTTTACATTTTGGCAGCGATGGCCTACgaccgctatgtggccatctgcaacccacTGCTCTACTCCTCTGCCATGTCCAAATCTCTCTGTACGTGGCTGTCACTTGGGTCATACATTGCCGGCACAGCTAATGCCATAATACACACAACGGCCACCTTTAGCCTTCGCTTCTGCAACTCCAACCTCatcaaccatttcttctgtgatgttcctcccctccttgcaATCTCTTGCTCAGACACCCACATCAATGAGattctgctttttgtttttggtGGTTTTTTCGATGTGAGCTCCCTTTCAGTCATCCTTGTCTCTTATGCCTTTATCTTAGTTGCTATCCTAAGAATGCCCTCTGCCTCAGGAAAGCTCAAAGCTTTCTCCACCTGTGGGTCCCACTTCACGGGGGTCACTATATTTTATGGAACTATGATTTTCATGTATCTACGACCCACTTCAGTTTATTCTCTGGACCAAGACAAATGGGCATCCATGTTCTACACTGTGGTGATCCCCATGCTCAACCCTCTGATCTACAGCCTGAGGAACAAGGATGTTAAAGAAACTTTTAGGAAGTTGATCAAGAAGAAGCTGGATTCTTTCTTAACCAGAGGACTACCATGTCCTTGA